From a single Miscanthus floridulus cultivar M001 chromosome 8, ASM1932011v1, whole genome shotgun sequence genomic region:
- the LOC136477297 gene encoding uncharacterized protein has product MVMQGAKQIQNWAFQHKKKLIEMKGNRIHACIYLYWRWPCPAFHLREKANNCGILTAKRKRRMNRKEMAWFKMQQPREHCNHTDPNYAAILPRKRHTSAGLRAVHTDSKS; this is encoded by the exons ATGGTGATGCAAGGTGCAAAACAGATTCAGAACTGGGCTTTCCAGCACAAAAAGAAGTTGATCG AGATGAAGGGAAATCGAATTCATGCATGCATATATCTATATTGGAGATGGCCTTGTCCTGCA TTTCATCTAAGAGAGAAGGCAAATAATTGTGGAATATTGACCGCAAAGCGCAAACGGAGGATGAATAGAAAGGAAATGGCATGGTTCAAG ATGCAACAGCCgagagaacattgcaaccacacgGATCCAAACTATGCTGCCATTCTGCCAAGAAAGAGGCATACCTCGGCTGGCCTCCGAGCTGTTCACACGGACTCTAAAAGCTGA
- the LOC136477296 gene encoding CUE domain-containing protein 5-like, translated as MATSRRDPQQNARVNRGIQNMSPGLKPSESDQGLRRARSVPTSPDRRLSPSPASISSNTCRPASSFNARTTSSRSTSSSASSSHGKTLHSASSMAGARQTNTMRRKAEKPGATSVWPPALAAPNTSSKDMTRAAKSPSTMQKSNNLSTRPGIEKAAASSVKPKSQKTTTGPLGAGKTQAASSTHAPGAITKKRMGAEKYVSIQRTTSVPARQKETPKIEEQDAELLMEFDETESISTSSIEEHLHERLPDPVDLNSVDLNSKTSSSPEEYKNQENTGDILEKKHDGKDNEDLSTADRAYIGNSEINIPKEAVDESESEEAVDETGLKKDVCATELNETVDQTKLNEAASETESKEANDEAKLKQVDCETALKEAASGTELMDAVIEHELIAQEKAKTKEEKIMQPTKTVELAQKWRKDEGRSNEATEEGRSKPIQERKNKVMALVGRFETAMSG; from the coding sequence ATGGCAACATCAAGGAGGGACCCTCAGCAGAATGCTAGAGTCAACCGGGGCATTCAGAATATGTCCCCAGGGCTCAAACCCAGTGAGTCTGACCAAGGGCTACGGCGTGCAAGATCCGTCCCAACCTCTCCTGATCGCAGATTATCCCCATCCCCCGCCTCAATCTCATCCAACACCTGTCGACCCGCATCATCATTCAACGCTCGCACGACCTCATCCCGGTCCACATCTAGCTCAGCCTCTTCAAGTCACGGAAAGACACTGCACTCTGCTTCGTCCATGGCTGGTGCAAGGCAAACAAACACAATGAGAAGAAAAGCAGAAAAGCCTGGTGCCACATCTGTTTGGCCTCCAGCCCTTGCAGCTCCAAACACCTCATCTAAGGATATGACCAGGGCAGCAAAATCACCATCCACCATGCAGAAGAGTAATAATCTCTCTACAAGGCCTGGTATTGAGAAGGCAGCAGCATCTTCTGTAAAGCCGAAATCTCAGAAAACAACCACAGGACCTCTTGGAGCTGGAAAAACTCAAGCTGCATCTTCCACTCATGCTCCTGGAGCTATAACAAAGAAAAGAATGGGAGCCGAGAAATATGTCTCTATCCAGAGGACAACAAGTGTGCCGGCGAGACAAAAAGAGACACCAAAAATCGAGGAACAAGATGCTGAGCTGTTGATGGAATTTGATGAGACAGAGAGCATAAGCACCTCTTCCATAGAGGAGCACTTGCATGAACGGCTCCCTGACCCTGTTGATCTGAATTCTGTGGATCTCAATAGCAAGACATCCTCTAGTCCGGAGGAATACAAGAATCAAGAGAACACAGGGGACATTTTGGAGAAGAAACATGATGGAAAGGACAATGAAGACCTGAGCACAGCTGACAGGGCTTATATTGGAAACAGTGAAATAAACATCCCGAAAGAAGCAGTTGATGAATCTGAATCGGAGGAAGCTGTTGATGAAACTGGGTTGAAGAAAGATGTCTGTGCAACTGAGCTAAATGAAACTGTTGATCAGACCAAACTAAACGAAGCTGCCAGTGAAACTGAATCAAAGGAAGCTAATGATGAAGCCAAGCTAAAGCAAGTTGATTGTGAAACTGCATTAAAAGAAGCTGCTAGTGGAACTGAGTTAATGGATGCTGTTATTGAACATGAACTGATTGCACAAGAAAAGGCCAAAACTAAGGAGGAGAAGATAATGCAGCCAACGAAGACCGTGGAATTGGCACAGAAGTGGAGGAAGGATGAAGGGAGGAGCAATGAAGCTACAGAGGAGGGCAGGAGCAAGCCTATCCAGGAAAGGAAGAACAAGGTAATGGCCTTGGTGGGGAGATTTGAGACTGCCATGTCTGGCTGA